A stretch of Pristiophorus japonicus isolate sPriJap1 chromosome 12, sPriJap1.hap1, whole genome shotgun sequence DNA encodes these proteins:
- the LOC139276777 gene encoding splicing factor 3A subunit 2-like has translation MFQNLDTGPIHGRVVRKPENVPKSGLPRLGGPTSGRRSTPASPLDLLPPRPDLHPPRPDSHPPRPDSHPPRPNSHPPRPDLNPPRPNLHPPRPDLHPPRPDLHPPRPDLHPPRPNSHPPRPDLHPPRPDLHPPRPDLHPPRPNSHPPRPDLHPPRPNLHPPRPDLHPPRPNSHQPRPDLPPASARPPPASARPPPTSARHPAVRPRLSLTSNRPTLPQPNLRPPNPASAQLPAAWSSPIFPGLSPTDLWRPNLWQPDQHPVTSGHPTLPRPDLQRPSRPPTYGSPTDPAPLPSDLRRPDQPTDLHRPTDLPYLPSSAQAKTFRNLEITGIQNGLGPEVSRFQTSHLYR, from the exons atgttccagaatctggacaccgggccaATCCATGGCAGGGTCGTGcgaaaaccggaaaatgttccgaaatctggactcccccgcctcggcggcccaacctccgGCCGCCGATCTACCCCCGCCTCG CCACTCGATCTCCtcccacctcggcccgacctccaccCACCTCGGCCCGACTCCCACCCGCCTCGGCCCGACTCCCACCCACCTCGGCCCAACTCccacccgcctcggcccgacctcaacccgcctcggcccaacctccacccgcctcgacccgacctccacccgcctcggcccgacctccacccgcctcggcccgacctccaccCGCCTCGGCCCAACTCCCACCCACCTCGACCCGACCTccacccgcctcggcccgacctccacccgcctcggcccgacctccaccCGCCTCGGCCCAACTCCCACCCACCTCGACCCGACCTCCACCCGCCTCGGCCCAACCTccacccgcctcggcccgacctccaccCGCCTCGGCCCAACTCCCaccagcctcggcccgacctcccacccgcctcggcccgacctccacccgcctcggcccgacctccaccCACCTCGGCGCGACATCCAGCCGTCCGACCCCGTCTCAGTCTGACCTCCAACCGCCCGACCCTGCCTCAGCCCAACCTGCGGCCGCCCAACCCTGCCTCGGCCCAACTTCCAGCTGCCTGGTCTTCTCCGATCTTCCCCGGCCTCAGCCCGACTGACCTCTGGCGTCCCAACCTATGGCAGCCCGACCAACACCCCGTTACGTCCGGCCACCCGACCTTGCCTCGGCCTGACCTCCAGCGTCCCAGCCGACCCCCAACCTACGGCAGCCCGACcgaccccgcccccctcccctccgaccTCCGGAGGCCTGACCAACCCACCGACCTCCACCGTCCCACCGACCTCCCCTACCTAccttcctcggcccaggcaaagacgttccgaaatctggaaataaccggaatccagaatggccttggtcctgaggtttccagatttcagacgtcacacctgtaccggtga